The stretch of DNA aataccgtaccggacgccgtatcGGTCAAGGttctggaacgaaatatttcggtaccggtaccttttcgggatagcgttttgggataacgtttcgggatagtcgatatataaataaattatatatataaatatatataaattatattccaaaataatagtctatatataaataaattatatataaatacatatatataaattataaatagtctagtctgaattgggggttaaaaaataaacttgtagtttgaaaaaatgaaaaagaaaaaaaacacacacaggccgaaattgaggccggtaccggccggtacagtcGGTATTTTGGCCACTACGAAACaaatatagtacctgtaccggccgaatGGCCGGTACAAAAAATTTCAACCGTACcgaccggtacggtacgaaatttaaaacactgctcAAAACGGTTGGTAATGTTcgattttttaatttcatgataaaatgtgATAATTATTTCCCCCATTTGAGTGGACTTTTGATCAGTATCCCTTATCGCATCGATACTAATGTTGAACCAAACTGAGACGAGGAGGTTATCCTCTTCAACAGTGAAAGATGCACctctttgaaatttttttgaaggataCATCTTTTCACCGTCATTAGGGGTTGCTTGGACAACAATATTAGAATATTACGTTGGGATGCTATTATAACCTCCCCTTTTACTTTGTAATAGAGTGGTGAAGAAGAGGTCATCATCAAAATGTATGTCtatccttaaaaaatattaaattttcaaggaGTCAGAGAAGTTGGCCAATATTCAAGTCCAAAATTAAATTCTCAGCATCATATtgctatattatatagtatCTCAGCATCATATTCAACTATGTGGGTCTAGCACACTAGCTACAATTGAGTTATTAAGTTTTTGGTCTAGAAGAACATGAATACTACCTTACCAGACAACAATCTATTTCATCATGATGTAAACATTAAGCTCCTATATGCCTACATCCAAGGTCTTGAACCATCAAGCTGGCAGCAAATATTACCCTCACGGGCAAACAATATGCCAAAATCAACAAATAATAGACAAACAATAAGCTAAAACAAAGATGAAAGAGAATCAATACCCAATATCAAAtgcaatacaccataccattttAGAGAATCAAATGCAATACACCATACACTTCGGCACAAATGTTAGATGATCACGAGGCTTTCCGGGCTAATTACTAGATTGCTTGCGTCAAAGAAGctggaagaaatatatatgttattctttctatatatatgtgtgcgtgtgtgtgcgCCTCTTATCTCATCATGAAAATGCCACAAATTTGACACGGGAAGAAATAGATTTGAATATATAACAACATTAGTTGAACTCAATCTGGATTCCCAACCGAACTTAAGCACAAAAAGCATCAACATATGAGGTTAGGCCAACATATTTAAGATGTCATGCTTTATGTATTCGGCAGTTCCTAGAAAAGAGAAAGCAGAAATAGAGAACTAAACGAAATAGCAATAGTTGCCCAATAAAATACTAAGCAAATATGTGGCAAATTTAATACACCAtaaatacaccataccatttcatcctaaaaaagaacaaaaaaaatagcaaaGCATTTACCCAAATCGCACAACGGTAGTGGCAGATGCTGTATAGGGTAGAGTCAAGCCGATTTATGGAGGAAATTGAAGAACCTTCTGGACGATTTGTGGAGCGAAGCTGATTCAACAATTATTTGTCCTTGCAACGCAAAAAAGGAGGTGATTTGATCACTTGAAGAAGATAAAGTGAGAATcggagaagagggagagatgagACAGCACAAAGAATAcacagagaagagggagagaagagcgaGGAAGAGAGACTTACGTTGGAGAGAACAAAGACGACGGCAACCGCTGGAGAAGGCGACCATTGGAGAAAAGGAGATGCTTGcaggctggggaaaagtgacgTCTTAGCAAGAATGGGGCTAGAAGATTATGGCTCGCAGGTTGAAGAGAATGGAGCTTCGAGAGAAAAAGGGCGAAGAAGAGAATGGAGTTtcgagagaaagaaagaaaagaaagatgaaatgTAAGTTTTTGGGGATGAAGAAAACGGGAAAGAATCAGTGGGAGGtagataaatgataaaataataatttggttCGTATACAATACCTCGCCAAATATGGAGAGAAGCTAAGATATACTGTAGCATAAATGTCAAACTTAGAAAGTTTAGCTAGACTAATGCAAATGTTTTTTCTCacatttacttttattttagatttacaTTGACAAATAGCTAGTGCACTTATTCATTTACATGTCTCATTTGTCTATATCTACTGTATGGAAGTCTTTGCAAAAAGAGACGGTAAGATTGTTTTTTGAGAACACAATtagactattttattactataaattattcacaattatttataaattattttattattatttaccgATTATATTAGATGTTCTAAGATCTGAATCCAAATCTTTTTTAGTGGTTGAAACTTGCAAGTTGCAACTCCCCGTTGAAAATTTAGCATTGTTTTTACTGTTAATGGGCCCATGGGAATGAAAACATGACTTTTGATACTATTTCAATGGTCAGTCATGGCGCAATTTACATACGTTATCCCCACACGTTGGGCTGGGCCCTCTTGTCGGTGATGTGttttttcccttgttttttttttttcttgtttgtttaagGGGCCagtgtatatataaatcaaattttcttttttatttgtattaattttcaggtttttttcttattattttaaaaaaaaaatttcaactcttcattttaaattttgtaatttctgatggtatatattaatgtgttatattttgaatgaaattataaaattatcgtGAGacctaaaacaataaaattacaaattaagaaCAACATTTATCTTATTGGATTGCCGTTTGGttggaaaaaaattgttaatttaGACGGAAAACTGCTCTTAGACATGATACAGAAATTCATGTAAAAAGAACCAACGGGAAATCTGTTGTCGACAGTAAACGGATGAGAACACCAAGACAAGACAGAAAAGACCCTCCGGCGCAGTTTTACCAACGATGGTGACATCCCAGCTGAAATGGGGCGCACTGGGCCACCCGCATTCGTGCGCACCTCGTTCTACAATACTGCCTTGGCTTTCACCTatttttacgttttttttttttttaacaagttcTATTGGGTTGTATCTTTGCAGAGTTTAATCTTTCTcggaaaataatgaaaattccTGCACACGAATATTGGTATTATGATTGCAGAAAAGTCTTGGGTGTGAGGTTGGCATGATATGATTATGCTGACTTCAACTGAGAGACATAACAAGCCTTAATTATTAAAGACTAATTTATTTAACTTTGGATAAAAACAGGATTTGTAGATTATACGAACGGAGTAATTTCGTGCagcaaacaaaaatatatatgttttttaacaCAGGGATAGAGGTATCAATCGAATTTCTTAACAATATAGGGAGTAGAAGTACAAACTACAAAGTAAGAAATAAGAATCAATGGCCGCTGTGAAAACAAGTCGGATACCGTGTACGGCCCAACTTAGCGACAAATATGACATTATTGGAGGGTCATAGAATAAGAAggcattcatttgaaaatcttgGCAGGTTCGTGAGAAGTATATAAATAGCCAACGGCAGTCACTATGCTACATTTTCGCCCTTTCTGCGACTGTTGAGAGTTCGGTCAGAGAAGACTCGAGAAGAAACACCTAGAgagcgagaaagagagagatggggagGCCCCGGTGCTTTCTGGACATAAGCATAGGAGGAGAGCTGGAAGGGAGAATGGTAGTGGAGCTTTACAACGATGTGGTGCCCAAAACTGCCGAGAACTTTAGGGCCCTCTGCACTGGCGAGAAGGGCATTGGTAACAAAACCGGTGTTCCCCTCCATTACAAGGTCCTCTCTTTCATCGCCTAGAAGTATATGTATTTAACTAGATGGGTCTAGGTTGGTATTTGTGTTTTAGTGATGAAAAAGACTGTGCTGTTCTTAATCGTAAAGTGATGGTTTTTATTTTACAGGTTTGGTGATTGTTTTTGAAAATTCAGGGGTGTTAATGCCTCTGTTGCTTCTATATACGTATGTGCTTTTGTTTTATGTGGGTATATACGTACTTGGGTTTATTATTATACGTCTTTGTATGTGTACTGGGGGTTTTTCTGGTTCAAGTGTATATATGGGGGCTGTGGCTAGCTTTCTTGCTTGGTTATGTAATGACGGTGGTGTCCTTTgcgatattgagaatcatgctgggtattctttttctttttctttttcttttttgttctgtCAGGCTGGTACTTGTTTTCTCATCGATTTCGAGGTTATCAATGTCCGTACATCTTTGCGTTCTGTAGTAATAAACGGGATCTCAGTTTTTCTTCTGGGTGTAGCAAAGGCAAAAGATGTCGACGCTCTTGATATTTGATAAAATCGTTGCTCTTTTTTTAAGTTcgcaattttttgaaatttgaaaatcactcttttaagttttcgttggaaaaaaaaaatgttcttgaaGTACCAAATTTGAAAATCTATTCAAGTTTGCTGTGATTCAAAGGTAGAGGCAATATTATTTGCGTTATCTTGTACTCTGGAATTAATGACTTGAGTTTAAGGCTGGTTGGCTACAGCCTTTCGGAAAGTCCACATATGTGCTTGTGATGTTTGTCATTTACATAACAAGCATAACTTAAAAAGATTGAATAGATCAGATTAGGggatttttctcttgaattacccgaggtgcacttgcagaaaACTTCTTGCGGAGGGTCTGTGCACCTCTGAGATTAGCTGTGACACTGTTCCAGACacttggtgccaataaaaaaaaaagattgaatagATGGGTACACTGGTGGTAGATACTTACTTTTTTCTGCTTAAGAAGTTCGAGCTTGGTGATGCCTATCTTAATTTCTTACCAATGAATATCGTCATTTCAGGGAAGCCGTTTTCATCGTGTTATCAAAAGCTTTATGGTACAAGGTGGAGATATCTCTGCTGGTGATGGTACTGGGGAGAATCTATCtatggtttgaaatttgaagacgagaattttgaattaaagcatgaaaggaaaggaatgtTATCTATGGCTAGCTCTGGCCCTAATACAAATGGGTCTCAGTTTATCATCACGACAACTCGAACTTTTCATCTAGATGGAAAACAGGTTGTGTTTGGGAAGGTAATTAAAGGGATGGGAGTAGTGAGATCAATTGAGCATGTTATGACTGATGGCGACCGTCCTATTGCTGAAGTTCTAATTGTGGACTCTGGAGAGATTCCTGAAGGGGCAGATGATGGAATGGCTAATTTTTTCAGAGATGGTGATATTTATCCTGATTGGCCAGCTGACCTTGATGAGAGTCCTAATGCTATCTCCTGGTGGATGAATGCTGTTGATTCTGTAAAGTCTTTTGGCAATGAACATTACAAGGTAAAGATTGTAATAGTTGCATTCAAcgttactcttttattttataaaatgtactTCGGAGTCTTTGGTTGAAATATAAATCCTCCGAGGGGGAAGGAAATTTGGTGAACCAGTTATTGTTAGATTTGTTCCATGACCTCATTAGCTTCTTTCTTTTGGCTTACATATATCTCCTGCAATTCCAATGTACTAATAATTCCCGTGTACAGAAACAAGACTTTAAGATGGCTCTTAGAAAGTATCGGAAGGCTTTACGTTATCTGGATATCTGTTGGGAGAAAGAAGGGATTGATGAAGGTGAGCCATCACTTCTCTCATGTAGTTTATTTCTGCACTGAGGATGATCTGAAAATGTTAGCAAATCCCCAAGCCTTAGTTTGATCTTATGCTTTATTTTTACTGCTGCAGAGAAGAGTTCATGTTTGAGGAAGATGAAGTCACAAATTTTCACTAACAGCTCCGTAAGTCACTGTTTGGTTTTTAGTACTGATAATTGAACTGTTTACCTGGcctaccaaataaaaaaaaagagctgtGGCCTACCAAATAAACATATCTATAATTGCAAAGTTAAAGTGAGCTGGTTTTGTACACAAACTCCTGATTAGTTGTACATAGGAAATGATATCATGGGCAAGGACAAGCTTCTGCCTTTTCCTCTCTTCCACAAGTTATTGAGGACGAAGACCAGTAACTGTACAATGGTGGTATCAATCACTTGTTTGTAGCAGCATGTACCTAAAGTTGCTTTAAAGAGAAACCTTGTGTCAGAAATCACCTATTAGTGTGATTTTTAGTTTTGGGTAGATCAGCATTACACATGCCTTTGATTGATTGTATATGTTTCATAATATTAAAGTGTGACATATGTCTCTTACACATCTAAATTGTATGTGTGCATTAAACTGTTCACTGTCACTTAAAATTTTCCTCTAGGTATATATCCCTCCATTCAATTTAGGCAacacatattttctttttgaatcaATTTAGGTAACATATCAGTCCTCTGTCTTATACCATTCTCAAATATTAGcctttttttatcattctatttccAGTGCCGTTATTGTATATTTGACAGTTGTTGCAGTTTGTTGCTTTAGGCTTGTAAGTTGAAATTTGGGGATCTGAAAGGAGCATTGTTAGACACAGAATTTGCAATGCGTGATGGAGACAACAATGTGAAAGCCTTGTTCCGCCAAGGTCAGGTTGGTACTTTCTTCAATAAGGATATCTAGCACTGAAAGGATGGGAACTTGAAATATCTGGTGAAGAAGTCTGCTTAGATGCTTTTATATGCTTTCATCTTTGTCTCTTTTTCTTGCTCCTATTTCTGCATTTGAAAGTATTCTCTATAATTTTCCAAGTAAAATCATATGTCTATAGGCAGATAAAATGTCTAAGAAAGTACGTCATTTTGAAGTAGAGGTGTTTAATTTCAGATGGTATCTGTGCTTGGCTGGCCTTAATTTTGATTGGCTTCCCCAAGTATTGTCCTACTTACTTTTTATAGCTTCCATTCCTGAAGCTGGATGGTGTTTCTTTGCAAATatattgctttatttttttgggtgatTCTAGTAATAATGGTCTCCTCATCCATCAGGCATACATGGCCCTTAATGACATTGATGCTGCTGTTGAAAGCTTCAAGAAGGCATTAGATTTGGAGCCAAATGATGGTCAGTGACACTTCAGCCTTCattatgatattttctttttggccaGAAATCAATCTTAATGCTGGATGATTATTACTGTTAGAAGTTTTACTTGTATGTTTATTGATCATAAACTTTATATTGATAGTGAACTTCAAATTTACACTGTTATGGGATTGAAAGTCGGTCCGTGTTTTATTTGAATACTTGAAGAGTCTTTGAGCCTGACCATAATATAATACGTCAGGATTTCACTCAATTTAAAAGCTTAAACCTAAACTATACTTTATTAACACTTAACAGTCAAGAAATCTTTCTAATATGGGATGTAGTCTTTTTATGCTAACACGTATGATCgacataatcataaatttagGATGAATAAATGATAGAATTGCATATGTTTTCTTCTATAATTGGAAGTTAGACCTACTCAAAGCGTACTTAGTAATAGTTTGGttgattgtttttgtttttgttttcagctGGAATAAAGAGAGAGTTCTTTGCTGCCAAGAAGAAGGTTGGTATATCAAGGCAGATTGTAGCGCTTTAGATTGGGAATAACTTTGTCAAGGTGTACTGGGTTTTGAATGTTGCAGATTGCGGACAGGCGTAATCAGGAGAGAAAGGCCTACAGCAAGATGTTCCAATAGGCATTCGACCGGTATGCTTAGAATGCCTTTAAAATGTGTCTTTTACTTGTTTGATATTATGAATGGCCACCAAGACTATTTGCTGGAGTCGAATGGAGATGCTTTCCGTTTTTAGTCCTTTTTAACTTTGAGCTGGCTCCTTCATCTGTGCTGCTTGCATATATCTTTGTATATCTCTTCCTAATGAGCTGAATCCTCTACTTTTCAGGAAAACTGTGGAAAACAACAGGATCTCTCACACCAAAATACAATTAATACAAAATTGAAGATTGAACCGACGATTCATGGACTTTTCATAGGAATGTGGCCTTTAATCTAGAACTGGCTGACACTGATGAGTTGTCTCCTCGGTGAACATTTAAGtctaaaaaattttgtttacatAATCCTGCGGACATCCATCAAGTTTACAAGTTAGACATGAAAATCAAACTAGATTACCGAACTTTGATCAGTCAGATAATTTACGTTGGCCGTGGTATCTGTGTCCCACGTGATCTTGCCCTCGTGATATCTACTTTCCTGCCCATGATCCTTGCCTCAATCTTCATGCTGAAGTATTTTATTTGGATTACTCGGTCGAAGAAGATATTCTAAATTCTTGCCGGACCTTAATGACTCAATATAAATCAATATAAGAAGTGGGTATACacaacatcaaataattaataaatattatatatttacttcCACGTGAGAGTTCGAATAAGATGGTAAATAGTATAAGGTgttgtttagatagtaagatgagatgataatgttttagattaaaattgaataaaatattattttttatattattattgttttgaaatttgaaaaatatgaattgtttattatattttgtatgagaatttaagaaagttataatgataagatgagatgaaatatttttactatgtAAATGGAGGTTAAAAGATTTGCTAATGCATATTCTCGTCGACATAAAAGAAAGcataattttgatttaattgaaGTTCAATAATGAAAAAAACCATCATCATTCTATTATCTATGATATATGatgaatattacaaattataactaaaataacgACGATGATGATAATATTCTtcaaacgtaaaaaaaaaaaaaaaaaaaaaaaaaatttataaaattaaaatttatgaaaaataaagaaaattaatgtttAAAGGGGAACAAAAAAAGTTTTGCGAACCGCCACTTCCAAATGGGTCTCTCCTGTGTATTTCTTTCTCCTCATATGTGACTGTGTCTGATAAACCCTACCTAGCCTTTTCCAATTCCCGAAATGCCCCTCCTTAATCCCCAAATTCACCGTCGTCCGCTCTCTTCTCTCTGCTCTTCCTCCGACGCTCTCCTAGCTGACAAAGCAGTCACGTACCTCAAACGCCACACCCTCCAGCTCAACTCCCTCGCTTCTCATTTTACCCCTGAAGCGGCCTCCTTTTTACTCTTCAAGTCCCAGTTCGaccaaaccctaaccctaaagtTCTTGAACTGGGCCAAACCGCATCGCTTCTTCACCTTTCAATGCAAGTGCCTCTCCCTCCACATCCTCACCCGGTTCAAGCTGTACAAGACCGCCCAGACCCTCGCCGAGGACGTGGCCGTCAATACTGTTGACAACACTGGCAATTTGGTCTTCAACTGCCTCAAAGACTCGTACCAGTCCTTCAACTCCAGCTCCGCAGTCTTCGATTTGGTAGTAAAGTCCTATTCGCACTTGAATTTGATTGATAAGGCTTTGAACATTGTCAATTTAGCGAAATCTCACGGCTTTATGCCTGGTGTGTTGTCGTACAATGCCATTCTTGATGCGATAATAAGGTCAAAAGGGTCGGTTAAGCTTGCTAAGGAAGTTTTTGGTGAAATGATTAGGATCGGGGTCTCGCCAAATGTGTATACCTATAATGTTTTGATTAGGGGTTTTTGCGGGGCGAGGAATTTGGAAATGGGTTTGAGTTTTTTCGGTGAAATGGAGAGGAATGGATGTTTGCCCAATGTTGTTACCTATAATACATTGATTGATGCGTATTGTAAATCGGGGAAGATTGATGCGGCGTTCAGTTTTCTGAGGTCGATGGCATTGAAGGGTCTGGAGCCAAATTTGATTTCGTATAATGTGATTATCAATGGGCTGTGTCGAGAGGGGAGGATGAAGGAGACCAGTCAGGTTCTGCAGGACATGAGCAGAAAGGGTTTTGTTTGTGATGAAGTGACGTATAATACGCTCGTGAATGGGTATTGTAAGTTGGGCGATTTTCACCAAGCACTTGTTTTGCATGCGGAGATGGTTATGAATGGATTGTCTCCTAATGTTGTTACTTACACAGcgttaattaatagcatgtgtaAGGCTAAGAATTTAAATCGGGCGATGGAGTTTTTTGATCAGATGCGTGTTCGAGGACTTAGACCAAATGAGAGGACGTATACGACATTGATCGATGGGTTCTCGCAAAAAGGATTCTTGGGTGAAGCGTACAGGGTTCTGAATGAAATGACTGAGAGAGGATTCTCACCTTCCATTGTGACATACAATGCCCTGATTAATGGGCACTGCATTTTGGGGAAGATGGAAGAGGCCCAAGGAGTGATAAGAGAGATGATAGACAAAGGGTTGGCTCCAGATGTGGTAAGTTATAGTACAATTATATCTGGGTTTTGCCGTAATGGGGAGGTAGAAAAGGCATTTGAAACGAAGTTGGAGATGGTTGAGAAGGGCCTTCGACCTGATGCCATTACCTACTCAACACTTATTCATGGTCTCTGCCAGCAAAGAAAACTGATAAAAGCCTGCGATCTATATCAAGAGATGTTGAATATAGGTCTGCGCCCTGATGAATTTACTTATACAACTCTGATAAATGCCTATTGTGTAGAAGGGGACTTAAATAAGGCACTTAATTTGCACAGCGAGATGATAGAAAAGGGCTTTCTACCTGATGTTGTGACCTACAGTGTGCTTATTAACGGACTTAACAAACAGGCTCAGACAAGGGAAGCAAAAAGGATTATGCTCAAGTTGTTCTACGATGAGTCCATCCCAAATGATGTCACATACAATACTCTGATAGAAAACTGTAGTAACATTGAATTTAAAAGTGTGGTAGCTCTTGTCAAGGGATTTTGTATGAAGGGTTTGATGAATGAAGCAGATGAAGTTTTTCAGTCAATGCTTCAGAGAAACCACAAGCCTGATGAAGCAGCTTATAATGTTATCATCCACGGGCATTGTAGAGGTGGAAATGTTCAGAAGGCATATAGTCTG from Juglans microcarpa x Juglans regia isolate MS1-56 chromosome 3S, Jm3101_v1.0, whole genome shotgun sequence encodes:
- the LOC121258322 gene encoding pentatricopeptide repeat-containing protein At5g39710, whose protein sequence is MPLLNPQIHRRPLSSLCSSSDALLADKAVTYLKRHTLQLNSLASHFTPEAASFLLFKSQFDQTLTLKFLNWAKPHRFFTFQCKCLSLHILTRFKLYKTAQTLAEDVAVNTVDNTGNLVFNCLKDSYQSFNSSSAVFDLVVKSYSHLNLIDKALNIVNLAKSHGFMPGVLSYNAILDAIIRSKGSVKLAKEVFGEMIRIGVSPNVYTYNVLIRGFCGARNLEMGLSFFGEMERNGCLPNVVTYNTLIDAYCKSGKIDAAFSFLRSMALKGLEPNLISYNVIINGLCREGRMKETSQVLQDMSRKGFVCDEVTYNTLVNGYCKLGDFHQALVLHAEMVMNGLSPNVVTYTALINSMCKAKNLNRAMEFFDQMRVRGLRPNERTYTTLIDGFSQKGFLGEAYRVLNEMTERGFSPSIVTYNALINGHCILGKMEEAQGVIREMIDKGLAPDVVSYSTIISGFCRNGEVEKAFETKLEMVEKGLRPDAITYSTLIHGLCQQRKLIKACDLYQEMLNIGLRPDEFTYTTLINAYCVEGDLNKALNLHSEMIEKGFLPDVVTYSVLINGLNKQAQTREAKRIMLKLFYDESIPNDVTYNTLIENCSNIEFKSVVALVKGFCMKGLMNEADEVFQSMLQRNHKPDEAAYNVIIHGHCRGGNVQKAYSLYKDMLNSGFVPHTVTIIALVKALFIGGMNEELSEVIGNVLRSCRLTDAELAKVLIEINQKEGNMDAVFNVLTEMAKDGLLPNSGRTSYAGC